The nucleotide window CCCGTTCTTGCCTTTGTATGTCTCCGTTGTTGCGAGGGAAAAGTTAGCCACTTTCACACCTCCTTCCAGACTCCTGATCTCAGGGTCTTTCCCAAGATTCCCGATTAAAATCACCCTGTTTACTCCTGCCATAAGTTTAAAATTTAAAAATTAATGAATGGTTTAAAGTTTTACAAAATTAGGTATTAAAGAAGAGTTTCAATGATTAATCCGGAAATTTGAAAAATATACCCGGTCTTAAAGCAACTTTTTTTAAAAAATTTTCAATCAGCCTTGGAACAGGATATTTTTGTAAGTCTATTTCCCTGACTTTCAAATAATCAGGGTGATAATAATCTTTCGATGCCAGGATGATGAATTTCACCCTGAGATCCCGGTGAGTGAGTATATGACGGACGGTTTCCGTGACCGTTGAGATGGTATATTCGTTCGAACTCAATATGTCTTTCCATTGGTGACTTGTTGTAAGATCTTTCGTTGAAAGCTCGCTGTCCGCTTCGATCAAAGGGAAATCATAAAGGTTTTTCCAGATATCGTCACCGGTCCGTTTTCTTAACCAAATATAGTTTTGGCATTCATCCTTGCTCTGGATGACCAGGTAATGAAAAAATCTGGTCTTTGAGGGTTTTGCCCTATTAATGTAAGGGAGCTCTGTTGTAAGATGATTAAGGTATGCATAACATTTCTGCCTGATCGGGCATTCCGGGCAAAGGGGCTGTTTCGGTTTACAAACAAGGGCCCCTAATTCCATAACAGCCTGGTTAAAGGTGCCTGGTTGTCCGGGATCAATAAGCCTGACAAGGATGTCTTTCACTTTCTTTTTCCCTGCAGAGGTGTTGACCGGCTCCTTAATACCACAATAACGGGCGATCACACGCAGCACATTCCCATCAACAACCGGGCACGATTCTCCGTAAGCTATACTCGCAATAGCGCTTGCCGAATAATCGCCCACCCCGTGCATTCGCCTTATTTCAGCGTAGGATGCCGGAAATTTAGCCTGATTGTCACGATAGATTGATCTGGCCGACCGGTGCATATTCCTTGCACGGGAATAATAGCCAAGCCCCTGCCAGATTTTCAAAACCTCATCTTCCTGAGCATTTGACAGGGATTCGATATCCGGGAAGCATTCAACAAACCGGTGATAATATGCTAATCCTTGTTCTACACGGGTTTGCTGGAGTATGATCTCAGAAACCCATATCCGGTAGGGGTCATTAGTATGCCGCCAGGGAAGATCACGTTTATTCATCCCATACCATTGGATAATGTAATTACTGAAGTCCATACCTCCTTGAAACAAATTTATATTGAGCAATTTAGATTAATTTTTTTTTAAAACAGTTTATTCTGCAAGAGAAAAAAATTTATCTTTGTCGCCTCTTAAAAAAAACAAAGTTAATAATCTAAAATCTATTGAGTTATGACCAAGGCAGAAATCGTTGCTGAAATAGCAAACAAGACAGGGATTGAAAAAATTGCCGTTCAGGCTAGTGTTGAAGCTTTCATGGAAGCCGTCAAGAACTCGCTGTCAAACGGGGAGAATGTATACCTGAGAGGATTTGGTAGCTTTACTATCAAGAAAAGGGCCGAAAAAACCGGCAGGAACATTTCACGGAACACTACTATTATTATCCCGGCACACAACATCCCGGCTTTCAAACCGGCAAAAACATTTGTGGGTGAAGTAAAAGGCAACGTTAAGGTAAAGTAACATTTTAAATCAGCTTAAGATGCCCAGCGGGAAGAAAAGAAAAAGACATAAGATGGCAACACACAAGCGTAAAAAACGCTTGAGAAAGAACAGGCATAAGAAGAAATAATTCTTTATACCCCCTTTCTGGTGCGGTTCCTATTATCCATGCAGCTTTAAGCTTACAGGATGGTATAACCAAAATACAACTTCATTGTGGACAGGGAATTAATAATAGACGCGAAGTCAGGCGAAGTTGAAATAGCTTTACTGGAAGACAAGGTTCTTGTCGAACTTCAAAAAGAAAAAAGCAATCAAGGCTTTCAGGTTGGTGACATTTACCTAGGCAAGGTACATAAGATCATGCCGGGGCTAAATGCAGCTTTCGTGGACGTGGGCTTTGAAAAAGATGCCTTTTTACATTATCTCGACCTGGGCCCG belongs to Bacteroidales bacterium and includes:
- a CDS encoding integration host factor subunit beta, with product MTKAEIVAEIANKTGIEKIAVQASVEAFMEAVKNSLSNGENVYLRGFGSFTIKKRAEKTGRNISRNTTIIIPAHNIPAFKPAKTFVGEVKGNVKVK
- the mutY gene encoding A/G-specific adenine glycosylase is translated as MDFSNYIIQWYGMNKRDLPWRHTNDPYRIWVSEIILQQTRVEQGLAYYHRFVECFPDIESLSNAQEDEVLKIWQGLGYYSRARNMHRSARSIYRDNQAKFPASYAEIRRMHGVGDYSASAIASIAYGESCPVVDGNVLRVIARYCGIKEPVNTSAGKKKVKDILVRLIDPGQPGTFNQAVMELGALVCKPKQPLCPECPIRQKCYAYLNHLTTELPYINRAKPSKTRFFHYLVIQSKDECQNYIWLRKRTGDDIWKNLYDFPLIEADSELSTKDLTTSHQWKDILSSNEYTISTVTETVRHILTHRDLRVKFIILASKDYYHPDYLKVREIDLQKYPVPRLIENFLKKVALRPGIFFKFPD